GAAGCGGGTAACGTCTTTGTCATGTTCTTCCAGACGCCGATTTACGAGTGAGAGCGTGATGGGCCCCTGCTGACGTCCTTCGACGTCGCCGCCCGTCCTCCACCGATGAATCCGTAGATCACTTCAAATCATCACCGGGAGAACCCGTGACCGTGAGCAAGAACATCAACAACCCCGTGGGCATGGGCGGCGGCCAGCGCAAGAAGCTGTCCCGCGCCGAACGGCAGAACAACGGTCCGTACCGCAACCTCGACCGCCAGGGTGCGGCCGACCAGAAGGCGGAGCTGGTGCGCAAGATGCGCGAGAAGACAGGCGCAGCTGAGGGCGCCGGGCAGGCGGGCGACAACACCGCACAGAGCTGACGCACCGCCGCCGCAGGGCGGCACCGCACGGGGCAGGGCCCGGACCGCGACGCGCGGTCCGGGCCCTGCTGCCGTATCGGGGCCCTGCTGCCGTAGCGGGCGCGGTCGGTCCCGCTCCGCTCCCGGCCGACCACCCGCGTCTCAGCTGACCACCCGGGGCGGCCGCAGATTCGGCAGCCCCGTCACCGCCACCACCCCGAGCTGCACCAGCAGCTCAGCGCGTTCCCCGTGCCCAGCCCGGGCGACACCGCAGCCAAAATCTGCGCCCGGGACCGTCGAACGTCACACATGTCCTTGTGGCAGCCTTTCCGGCACGTCTTGCCGGTGCCGTCCAGAGCGTCTTGGCCGTCATGCCGGATGCCGGGCTCGCGCCGGCGGTCGCGCAGGATCTTCCAGTGCTTCATGCGGGCGAAGACATGCTCGGCACGGGCGCGGACTTGCTCGTGCGAGCGGTTGTGCGCCTCTTTCCAGGCCGCGAGCTCGGCTTTACCTCTTTCACGGCGGTGAGGGGTGAGGAGCCCGACGACGTCAGTAGCGACGCGCCGTAGGCCTACGCCTCACCAAGAGCCAGCGGGACCGACGGCCCAGGCCGGCTCATTTCTCTCACCACGGCCCGCACACGGCCCTGGGCCGCGGAACGGCTCCGGGGAGACAACCTTGCGGCCGTCTCCCCGGAGACTCTTGGATCAGCGATATCGCTCTGCCCCGCGCCTACAGCACCGGCAGGTTCTTGCGGAGCTCGAAGGCGGTGACCTCGGAGCGGTACTCCTCCCACTCCGACTTCTTGTTGCGCAGGAAGAAGTCGAAGACGTGTTCGCCGAGGGTCTCGGCGACCAGTTCGCTGCGCTGCATGAGGGTGAGGGCCTCGCCGAGGTTCTGGGGCAGGGGCTCGATGCCCATCGCGCGGCGCTCGGCGTCGGAGAGGGCCCAGACGTCGTCGTCGGCGCCGGGCGGGAGCTCGTAGCCCTCCTCGATGCCCTTCAGGCCGGCGGCCAGGAGCAGGGCGTAGGCCAGGTACGGGTTCGCGCCCGAGTCGATGGAGCGGACCTCGACGCGTGCCGAGCCGGTCTTGCCGGGCTTGTACATCGGGACGCGGACGAGCGCGGAGCGGTTGTTGTGGCCCCAGCAGATGTACGAGGGGGCCTCGCCGCCGGCGCCCGCGGTGCGCTCCGAGCCGCCCCAGATGCGCTTGTAGGAGTTGACCCACTGGTTGGTGACGGCGGAGATCTCCGCCGCGTGCTTCAGCAGGCCCGCGATGAAGGAGCGGCCGACCTTCGACAGCTGGTACTCCGAGCCCGACTCGTAGAACGCGTTGCGGTCGCCCTCGAAGAGGGAGAGGTGCGTGTGCATGCCGGAGCCGGGGTGCTCGGAGAAGGGCTTGGGCATGAACGTCGCCTGGACGCCCTGCTCCAGCGCGACCTGCTTCATGACCAGGCGGAACGTCATGATGTTGTCGGCCGTGGAGAGCGCGTCGGCGTAGCGCAGGTCGATCTCCTGCTGGCCGGGGGCGCCCTCGTGGTGGGAGAACTCGACCGAGATGCCCATCGACTCCAGCATGGTGATCGCCTGGCGGCGGAAGTCCATGCCGACGTTCTGCGGGGTGTGGTCGAAGTAGCCGGAGTTGTCGGCCGGGGTCGGGCGCGAGCCGTCCAGCGGGCGGTCCTTCAGCAGGAAGAACTCGATCTCCGGGTGGGTGTAGAAGGTGAAGCCCAGGTCGGAGGTCTTCGCGAGGGCGCGCTTGAGGACGTAGCGCGGGTCCGCGAAGGACGGGGAGCCGTCCGGCATCAGGATGTCGCAGAACATGCGGGCCGTGCCGGGGGCCTCCGCGCGCCACGGCAGCACCTGGAACGTCGACGGGTCCGGCTTGGCGATCATGTCGGACTCGTATACACGGGCGAAGCCCTCGATGGCCGAGCCGTCGAAGCCGATGCCCTCGTCGAAGGCCTGCTCCAGCTCGGCCGGAGCCACGGCTACCGACTTGAGG
This portion of the Streptomyces mirabilis genome encodes:
- a CDS encoding DUF6243 family protein, whose translation is MTVSKNINNPVGMGGGQRKKLSRAERQNNGPYRNLDRQGAADQKAELVRKMREKTGAAEGAGQAGDNTAQS
- the glnA gene encoding type I glutamate--ammonia ligase gives rise to the protein MDKQQEFVLRTLEERDIRFVRLWFTDVLGFLKSVAVAPAELEQAFDEGIGFDGSAIEGFARVYESDMIAKPDPSTFQVLPWRAEAPGTARMFCDILMPDGSPSFADPRYVLKRALAKTSDLGFTFYTHPEIEFFLLKDRPLDGSRPTPADNSGYFDHTPQNVGMDFRRQAITMLESMGISVEFSHHEGAPGQQEIDLRYADALSTADNIMTFRLVMKQVALEQGVQATFMPKPFSEHPGSGMHTHLSLFEGDRNAFYESGSEYQLSKVGRSFIAGLLKHAAEISAVTNQWVNSYKRIWGGSERTAGAGGEAPSYICWGHNNRSALVRVPMYKPGKTGSARVEVRSIDSGANPYLAYALLLAAGLKGIEEGYELPPGADDDVWALSDAERRAMGIEPLPQNLGEALTLMQRSELVAETLGEHVFDFFLRNKKSEWEEYRSEVTAFELRKNLPVL